The nucleotide window TGCACCTCAGCCCGCCAACGACTATAAAGGCACCAGGCGCAGGGCTTCACAGTTTTCACACCCAccgcgaccaccaccaccaccaccaccggatagggacacgGCACTAGCTCGTAgagagggcgagagagagagagagatgggggcgGATCGGTTCCTGAGCGTGGCGGAGGGCGGCCTCGGCGGCGAGGCGCTCTACTGCGCGGTCATCCTGTGGCTGTCCGTGATGTCGTGGATCATCTTCACCTGGGTCGGCGACGCCGGGGAAGCAGacgggaggaggagcaggaagcGCCGGGGCGGCAGCCGCGGCAGCCCGGTGTTCGTTGGCGCGTCGGGGATCTGCGACGGCACCGGGCCCGGCTGCAGCGGCGGCTACGGCATCTGCGGCACCTGCCTCGACTAGGCGACTAGCCGCCTGCGCTGCCCCCGTAGTAAGTTTGTGTGAGCGTGAGCGCGGCCATGTTTGTAGCATGTacatgtcgtcgtcgtcgtcgatgcgTGGCCTCGATCGAGCTGGTGATATGATGAGCAGAGCAGCTCCCCTGTGTGAAGACAATAAGAGGGAGCCTACTCAGTCGGTCAACTTCTTCGATCTTGCTTCGGTGTTGCACAAACTGAGTTGTTGCTAGAATGCTAGCTTCTTCTTTTGCGCTCCTTTGATGTTTAATCTCGATCGTCTGTAAATTTTTACGCTGCAAAAGTACCCGATACATGTCTCGAACACTAGTATGTGAGATGAGATCCTTCGTCGGCGAGGTTACTTGTCTACTGAGTTTACCTGCTGTGTGCTGTGGAGGATTTCTCTTTTTGGGGAATGGAAGGATAGTTGGGCACATGTCGTTTTCAAGTAGACAATTTGCACTAGTTAATTGCGAGTCCAACAGCTTTCGGCAAGCAAGCCGAAAAAAGCTTATCTCGTGTCCTCCACACAAACCACTGTTGAAGCAGAGCCGGCTGCACAAGAAACGTTACGGAACAGTAAAGGCCCTATTTGGATGATGATTTTGTGATCGTTTCATACTGTATACGGTTTTCAGTTGTATATATCCTTATACCTTGTGCACGAGAACAAATGACTGACGAAGATAGAGCAAATTAGAGGACTGCTGTTGTCTCTGGCCACATAGATATCACGACCCAAGGAAGCCCGAGGTGGCGTTCAGTTGTCGTTTTTGTTCTTCTCTTGCTTCACCCTGTTcgtttatgctgaaatttggcttatgtacGTCTAGTTTTGTTCACTTGAGTTTATTCAGCACTATTTTTTAGCCATGGAAcactgtttttctctcacaacatttcagcataaacatCAGCATAAACCAAATTTTAGCATAAGCGAATAGGGTTGATCCTCGTGGTGCGCGTGACATCGTTTGTTGATCGTAGGCTGTGGCCCTGTGCATCTCTATGTATCTTCCCAAGCTCGATGGTTGATAGAGTGCTCACGTGGCTGTGGGTTCGCTGCCGGTCGATGTTCGCCCATACCCTCCCTCAGCGTCATACACTCATACCCTCCCTCAGCGCAGCTCGAGCCGCCGAGTTGCATTGAGGTAACGGCAGTCGATTTCGGGTGGCGCTGGCTCATGTCCAGCTACTTTCTGAAAGATGCTTCGCGATGTTGTGGATCAGAGATTGGACCTTCCGGATCGTTCAACGGGACTGGGTGGCCGGTTGACGGCTCAGGCATGTCGTTGAGGATCTGCATCGCTGCAGCCATGTTCTGGCTTGGACTTCTCCTTCGCACAAGTGTACTTCCCGGCCTCTCTCCTCCGAAGCTAATTCTCGAGATCTTGCTGTCGCCACCTGAGTTGTTTGTTCTCTCCCATGAGGTCGTCGACTTGCCGCACGAGTCGACCGTGCTGCTGTGGACTGGTCTCTAGGAGTTGTGTCAGCGTTGACTCCATCGGAGGAGGGGGCTGACTACATGACCGTGAGGCCACTGAGGTGCCGACTCGGCTGCTGCTCGTGCTCAGGCGTCAGGACTCTAGCTGGTGGCCAATGGCCGCTTGCCTGATGCCTTGCCGCCTCAGTGCTCGCCAACTAAAGGATGGGGATGCTGAGGATGCCTCCCTGATACGCTTTCGACTGGGGAAGGAAACCTCCGGATAGACACCGGTGCACATGCGACGAATCGGACGATTGGGCCCTCAATGGGCCACTGATGGCCTAAACCAAAGCGAGAAAAACAGGCCCAACCGTTAGCCATCTTCTATCGTCGCTTCTCGATTCTCGCCATGTCGCGGTCACGGACGCTCTCGGCTAAGCCACTCGGTAGCTGGAGCTCGGAGGTTAAGAGGAAGAGGGGGTGGGGCGACTAGACCGATAGTTGAGgttggggtcgcccccaccgtgcCCTTAGGCCTGTTTGGACATCAGCTTTAGATTAAACAAAAAACTTTCATTACACCTGAGGATTCCTAGGGTTCATAGGAGGATAAGAAATGATAGACAAGCGTATCCACATTTTAAGGATTGCATTGGCACTCTAGATGGTACACATATTCAAGTTTCTCTTTCACCCAATGAACAAGTGAGGTATATTGGGAAGATAGGAATAACCACTCAAAATGTCTTAGTAGTTTGTGATTTCGACATGCGGTTTACATATGTATCCACAGGTCAACTAGGAGCTATGCATGCCACAAGTGTGCTATACAATACAGTCAGTGTGGATGAAAAATTCTTCCCACATCCTCCACAAGGTAATATGAATGAATAATAGTCGTTTAGTACGTCTCTTTTGTATGATAGCAAATATTAACTTATATATTTTTGGACCATGTTTAGGCAAATATTATATTGTTGATGCCGGATATCCTAATCGGCCCGGCTATCTAGCTCCTTACAAGAATGAAAGATATCATATGCCGGAGTGGCATAGAGATATGGAACCCAAAACACCTAAAGAAAAACCAATTGCATTCACTCTTCTATTCGAAATGTTATTGAGAGATCTTTTGGAGTTTTGAAAATGAAGTGGCAAATTCTATACAAGATGTCCAACTACCCCGATGTGGAAGAAAAGGATGGTGGTTGTTGCTTGTATGGTACTTCACAATTTTATTCATGAGCATGGTAGTGAAGATTTGGACTTTGCTCGTTTCGGTTGTGATCCTCATTTTGTCCCAATAATACTGGAAAGGTATAACCGATATACAATTACATCGAATGGTTCTACTTCGGAAGCCAATGTCGCAACTATGGATGTATCTTGCCCTGGGCTCTTGCTCTTGCTTGGAACTAGCATGTAAGACTAGTCTTCATTTAATCTTTAGTTATTTTTAAGTATGGACAATGTGTCATATTGTTGAGATGTTGTCATGGACGTGGGTTAATTAATGAGATAATTCCTTATTTGATACCAGACAAATGactcgttcctttcttggccctaaaAAAAATtttgttccctatttgacaccgagttcaactttcattccttaTACGACATTCCGTAGGATTTTCCATCCGTGAACCGTTAAATGCCATGTGATAAAACGATTTTGCCActatgggccccaccacccttctccctcctctcctccctttctCCCTCCTGTCCACGCCCGTATAAGCAGCACACGGCGGTGGAGAAGGCAGGCACGTTCCTTCCTCTTCCTCCATTCTTCGTCCGCTCCGTCGCCTCCCCTCCTGATCCAGCTTCGCCCcttccttcctcttcctccctctctctcctcttcctccaGATCTAGCGGCGCAGTGGCTGGGCCCCTACGACCACCGCCCTCTGGCACAGCTGGACCCCACCGGTGCCGGCAACCATGGGCCCACGGCCACTATCCTGCGTCCCCTCCCTCCGTCGTGcgcgcatctctctctctctctctctctctctctctctctctctctatctctctcccgACATGGCCACCCATGCGGGAGGCACGCCAGCTCAGGCATGGTCCCTCTCGAGTGGCGCACCGGCGCCGCAAGGGAAGCCCTCGACGCGGCCGGCCTTTGGAGCGGCAACCCTAGCACGGGTGGCCCGAGCGCGTCGAGCCCCTACGCATGCGGCGCACTGTCGTGGGTGGCCCCCAGAGCGGCAGCCCCCAGCATGGTCGCTTACGCCGTCGCAGGTATGGTCACCGGGAGGAGCCGGTACCTGTCTCGCTACGCCTCCGCTGCTGGGGCCCTGCTCCTCTCACTGCGCTATGTGCGTTGCTCGCTGTCGTAGCCCCTTTGCCATGCGTGgtcgcctcttcctcttcccGGCCTATGGCTCCGGTCCGTGGCTAGCCCTGTCGGCGGCGCATCGCTTCTTCTTCTccgtcggtggtggcggtggcgcacCTCGGTGGCCGGATCTGCCGGCAGCTCACCGTCTTCTCCTCCTtggcggaggaggagggtggCGCGGCTCGTCAGAGGAAAGAGGGGGCTCCGGCCGCAGTGACGGGGACGACCGGCGGGGGCCACAACGCGCCTGCCTTCTCCACCGCCGGCGTGCTGCTTATATGGGCGCGGacaggagggagaagggtggtggggcccataggggcaaaatcgtcttttcccAGGGCATTTAACGGTTCGCGGATGGAAAATCCTACGGTGTGTCGTAtaaggaatgaaagttgaactcggtgtcaaatagggaacggagattttttgagggccaagaaaggaacgggtcatttgtctggtgtcaaaCAAGGAATTATCTCTTAATTAATTATCTATCTTGTGTGTCAATGTTGAATGCTCATGAATGTTTGTGTCAAGATATTGCATTTGGGTTAAAAAATACAACATTTTTTTGGAATAAATATGAACAAAAGAAATGTGCTAAAGGAAAAAAAAGATACACCATGGGCGTGTTTGGTTCCCAGCACAGCCACACAGCGCCACAGCCGCACAATGCCATAGCTTACGCTACCACATAGTTGGCGAGTTACGGCGTTGAAAATAAACTAGCAGCTGCGGTAACAGCTGAACCTTTGGCGATGTGTGGCGTGAGTGTTTGGCTCTTGTGGCGCCCTTTGGATGTGATCCAAACGCGCCCCATATTACAACCCCAATTGCAAAACAGGTCATTCCCACTAAAACCTCAGTTTCGTGGATCTAGAACTGCTGTGTAGCCAAACAGTTCCCTAGTAGATCCATGACGGAGCTGCTACATAGTGAATCCTAGATCCAGATTCACTTTTTCTCATGATGGAGCTCTCCCAAACAGTCCTTAAGGTAGCTCTTTCAAATTACGTGACCATTTAAACTTTAGTTACAAATTACGTTTGTGCTGAGTTGGATACATGAAATTAAAATGATTTGATTGATCCCGCAACATTATCTTATTTAATATATGTTTGCTAAGTTTGATAAATACTTTCTCCGTCTCAAATTATAAGCTATTTTAACTTTCTTAGAAAATCAAATTATCTTAAATTTGGCCAaatatatataacaaaataataacatttatgatacgtatcattagattcttcattaattatattttcatagtatacctatttgataccataaatctttatatttttctctataagTTTTGTCAAACGGTAGATGCTTTGATTCTCCAAGAATAtttaaatgacttataatttggaatagagagaATATATATGTCCAATATAATTTGTTTACCTTAATAGGTTAAGTTGACACTTGGCCATGAACTATATGAAtacaagaaaaggaaaaaaagtaATAGCTCTTACCGTTTCTCTCAGTTACAGTGAGAGATAGGACAACCGTCTTAACAAATACTCCGTACTAACCAACCTCAGAAAAATCAACAGCTAAAAAGCACCATCCTCTTCCTCTTGTGCCTTTTACCTGTATGCCATTATGAAGATGGTCCTGACCTACGTGCCACTAAAAAGTTTGAACATACACTGGTGCTATGACGCTAAACTTTCTTGCCTTCCACGCTATTCCATCCATATTTGCTTCTAACGGTGTCAAACCGTAGCAAAAAAAAAGTCTAAAATGCCATCAGGAATTTATTTTctcattttcttttcttcctcactTATTTTATTTTCTCCCTCTCCTCTATCCGATCGGTTGGGTAGATTCTGCACAGATCCGCGTGCCTCCGTGCTATCGTGCGTCCGTGAACTGGTCAGCGACCATGGGCCCCGCCAACATGGCCACCCCGGCAGCAGTCTCCTCCAGCATCGAGTTCCAGCCCATGGCGCGGTGGCGCAGCACCTCCACCTACGGCGCCCACCCGCGGATCACTAGCCCACATGACGCCGTGCCCGCCTCGACCCCGTCCAGCACCGTAGTGCCTGTCCTCGTCGCCCACACGAATGCTGCCGAGCTCCGCGCCAGCGTGTCTGGCGACAGCTCCGCAGAGCCCACACGAACGCAGCAACTCCGCCGAGCCCACATGAATGCGGCAGCTCCACCACGGACGCCACCTGCGCCGGTGACAATGCCTACTGCGTCCCGAAGCTGACGTACACCATGGAGCCGTCCGAGAATGCATCCAGCCATGCGGCCACCCGCGCCGCCACCAGCTCAGGCTTCCCACCACGGTTGCCCCCCGACGATGTGGCCATGCCGCCGGCGTCCGACAGCGGGCCCACCACGAACACTTCGTCGCTGGGCTGCGTAGAGGGCATGCGACATGGCGAGGTGGAGAGcacaggaggaggagaaggtgatGTGTGGCATGCGAGGGCCAACAGCACGGCATTGCTGGATGGGACGGCGATGGTGACCGCGAGGCCACGCGCGGCGAGCAGCTCCTAGGCGGCGCTGACGCAGCTGAAGAGTTGACCGGTGAGGGTGTTGGGCACCCAGAACCTCTACTCCTTCCACCACGTCCACAGCGTGATCCTCCGCTTGTTAGCCTGTTGCCGATGTTGTGGTGCACGAGCACCAGGGCACCCGCATGGGCTGCGGTGGCTCCTGCGCGGCAGTGGCCCATGGCGGCGACCACAACCCGGGGAACGGAGCAGCACACGGGCAGAGGAGAAGAAGGCAGAGCCGGTAGCGGTTTTGATTAGGGCCAAGGGCGGCTGCAGGCAGTGGAACACGGTGGCGTTGTGAGCTCTGCTCGCCAGCCATGGTGGTTGCGGTGGTGCTCTGTCGATGTATATCCCTGAGCTGTAATCGACCAAGGTAGGTAGTCCATCAGAACCCCCTTGCCCTCTTCTCCCTCCCCATGGTCTTGGATTAGAAAATGGTGAAGCTCCAGAGAGCTGCCATGGTGGTTGCGGCAgcgcttgaaaggtcctaatggctagaggggggtgaatagcctattaaaaatttctacaacacttagcaaaccagttagacaattataagatgAAGTaagtgttgcgttagcctactaaaattgtaagccacctaccataactCTAGTTCTATAGTCTTTAT belongs to Miscanthus floridulus cultivar M001 chromosome 4, ASM1932011v1, whole genome shotgun sequence and includes:
- the LOC136549929 gene encoding uncharacterized protein, translated to MGADRFLSVAEGGLGGEALYCAVILWLSVMSWIIFTWVGDAGEADGRRSRKRRGGSRGSPVFVGASGICDGTGPGCSGGYGICGTCLD